A section of the Bombus terrestris chromosome 2, iyBomTerr1.2, whole genome shotgun sequence genome encodes:
- the LOC100648008 gene encoding trehalase isoform X7, whose protein sequence is MAWSCTRCGSTNMLLSAAFLALLVVAPCYASTEKASYVKPPPCQSDIYCHGELLHTIQMASIYKDSKTFVDMKMKFSPNETLLLFREFMESVNQTPTRNQIEQFINNTFDQEGSEFEEWNPVDWTSQPKFLNKIHDHDLRKFASDLNQIWKMLGRKMKDDVRVNEDRYSIIYVPNPVIVPGGRFREFYYWDSYWIVKGLLLSEMYTTVKGMLTNFVSLVDKIGFIPNGGRIYYARRSQPPMLIPMVEEYLKVTNDYTWLEDNLHLLEKEFEFWMTNRTVDVEVDGVKYTLARFFEESSGPRPESYKEDYLTSQSFRTNEEKDNYYAELKTAAESGWDFSSRWFILDGTNKGNLTNLKTRYIVPVDLNSIIYRNAQLLEQYNQRMGNETKAAYYRKRAEDWKRAVTAVLWHDEVGAWLDYDLLNDIKRDYFYPTNVLPLWTDCYDIAKREEYIAKVLKYLEKNQIMLNLGGIPTTLEHSGEQWDYPNAWPPLQYFVIMSLNNTGDPWAQRLAYEISQRWVRSNWKAFNETHSMFEKYDATVSGGHGGGGEYEVQLGFGWSNGIIMDLLNKYGDRLTAEDRFVIVQSLAPPAVVVSTAGQVMTGILALVISLAAGFIGMVVYKRRHYYVPGPSTMPNKRKVISPTGNVYRKRIAYTELKDMNND, encoded by the exons ATGGCTTGGAGCTGCACGCGCTGCGGTTCGACGAATATGCTGCTGAGTGCTGCGTTCCTCGCGCTTCTCGTCGTTGCTCCGTGTTATGCTAGCACAGAGAAGGCAAGCTACGTGAAACCGCCTCCGTGTCAGAG CGATATTTACTGCCATGGCGAGCTGCTGCATACGATACAGATGGCCTCGATCTACAAGGACTCGAAGACGTTCGTCGACATGAAGATGAAATTCTCGCCGAACGAGACGCTGCTCCTATTTCGCGAATTCATGGAAAGCGTGAATCAAACACCGACCAGGAACCAGATCGAACAATTCATCAACAACACGTTCGACCAAGAAGGATCCGAGTTCGAGGAATGGAACCCAGTGGACTGGACCAGCCAACCGAAGTTTCTTAACAAAATCCACGATCACGATCTTCGCAAATTTGCCTCTGATTTGAACCAAATTTGGAAAATGTTGGGACGAAAGATGAAAGACGACGTGCGGGTCAACGAGGATCGATATTCCATCATCTACGTGCCGAATCCGGTGATCGTGCCCGGCGGCCGATTCCGCGAGTTCTACTACTGGGACTCGTACTGGATCGTGAAAGGGCTGCTGCTTTCGGAGATGTACACCACCGTCAAAGGAATGTTAACCAATTTCGTCTCTCTGGTGGACAAGATCGGTTTCATCCCGAACGGAGGCAGAATCTACTACGCTAGGAGATCTCAGCCTCCCATGTTGATTCCTATGGTCGAAGAGTATCTAAAAGTGACCAACGACTACACATGGCTGGAGGATAACCTTCACCTTCTAGAGAAGGAGTTTGAATTTTGGATGACCAATAGGACGGTGGACGTTGAAGTGGATGGAGTGAAGTACACTTTAGCCAGATTCTTCGAGGAGTCTTCGGGACCTCGACCAGAATCCTACAA AGAGGATTACCTGACCAGCCAAAGTTTTCGCACGAACGAAGAGAAGGACAACTATTACGCGGAATTGAAGACCGCGGCCGAGTCCGGCTGGGACTTTTCTAGTCGATGGTTCATACTAGACGGCACGAACAAAG GTAACCTGACGAACTTGAAAACGAGATACATTGTCCCCGTGGACTTGAATTCGATAATATATCGAAACGCGCAGCTGCTAGAACAGTACAATCAAAGGATGGGCAACGAGACCAAGGCCGCGTATTACCGGAAAAGAGCGGAGGACTGGAAAAGAGCGGTCACGGCCGTACTGTGGCACGATGAAGTCGGTGCTTGGCTCGACTACGACTTACTGAACGACATCAAAAGAGATTATTTTTATCCGACGAACGTTCTGCCGCTTTGGACCGATTGTTACGACATCGCAAAGAGAGAGGAATACATAGCGAAGGTGCTCAAGTATCTAGAGAAAAATCAAATAATGTTAAATTTGGGCGGTATACCGACTACCCTCGAACACTCTGGTGAACAATGGGATTACCCGAATGCCTGGCCGCCCTTGCAATACTTTGTCATCATGTCGTTGAATAACACCGGAGACCCGTGGGCGCAGAGGCTCGCCTACGAGATCAGCCAACGATGGGTTCGCAGCAACTGGAAGGCGTTCAACGAGACGCACAGCATGTTCGAGAAG TATGACGCCACGGTATCAGGCGGTCACGGAGGTGGCGGTGAGTACGAGGTGCAACTAGGTTTCGGTTGGAGCAACGGGATCATCATGGACTTGCTGAACAAGTACGGAGATAGACTGACAGCAGAAGATCGTTTCGTAATAGTGCAGAGCTTGGCCCCTCCAGCGGTCGTCGTTTCGACCGCCGGTCAAGTGATGACCGGTATTCTCGCCCTCGTAATATCGTTGGCCGCGGGATTCATCGG AATGGTGGTTTACAAAAGGCGACACTACTATGTTCCTGGACCATCGACGATGCCAAACAAGAGAAAAGTGATCTCACCGACCGGAAACGTTTATCGAAAGAGGATCGCCTACACTGAATTGAAGGACATGAACAATGATTGA
- the LOC100648008 gene encoding trehalase isoform X5, whose product MMLVWQGARRCLSCSGQRTHQGYQLRRHRGSIGDKLDRYQLGTREDDEALELRPPRRLRQTEGPVPQPISKNDIYCHGELLHTIQMASIYKDSKTFVDMKMKFSPNETLLLFREFMESVNQTPTRNQIEQFINNTFDQEGSEFEEWNPVDWTSQPKFLNKIHDHDLRKFASDLNQIWKMLGRKMKDDVRVNEDRYSIIYVPNPVIVPGGRFREFYYWDSYWIVKGLLLSEMYTTVKGMLTNFVSLVDKIGFIPNGGRIYYARRSQPPMLIPMVEEYLKVTNDYTWLEDNLHLLEKEFEFWMTNRTVDVEVDGVKYTLARFFEESSGPRPESYKEDYLTSQSFRTNEEKDNYYAELKTAAESGWDFSSRWFILDGTNKGNLTNLKTRYIVPVDLNSIIYRNAQLLEQYNQRMGNETKAAYYRKRAEDWKRAVTAVLWHDEVGAWLDYDLLNDIKRDYFYPTNVLPLWTDCYDIAKREEYIAKVLKYLEKNQIMLNLGGIPTTLEHSGEQWDYPNAWPPLQYFVIMSLNNTGDPWAQRLAYEISQRWVRSNWKAFNETHSMFEKYDATVSGGHGGGGEYEVQLGFGWSNGIIMDLLNKYGDRLTAEDRFVIVQSLAPPAVVVSTAGQVMTGILALVISLAAGFIGMVVYKRRHYYVPGPSTMPNKRKVISPTGNVYRKRIAYTELKDMNND is encoded by the exons GGAGGATGATGAGGCCCTGGAGCTGAGACCGCCCCGCAGACTGCGTCAGACGGAAGGTCCGGTACCACAACCGATCTCCAAAAA CGATATTTACTGCCATGGCGAGCTGCTGCATACGATACAGATGGCCTCGATCTACAAGGACTCGAAGACGTTCGTCGACATGAAGATGAAATTCTCGCCGAACGAGACGCTGCTCCTATTTCGCGAATTCATGGAAAGCGTGAATCAAACACCGACCAGGAACCAGATCGAACAATTCATCAACAACACGTTCGACCAAGAAGGATCCGAGTTCGAGGAATGGAACCCAGTGGACTGGACCAGCCAACCGAAGTTTCTTAACAAAATCCACGATCACGATCTTCGCAAATTTGCCTCTGATTTGAACCAAATTTGGAAAATGTTGGGACGAAAGATGAAAGACGACGTGCGGGTCAACGAGGATCGATATTCCATCATCTACGTGCCGAATCCGGTGATCGTGCCCGGCGGCCGATTCCGCGAGTTCTACTACTGGGACTCGTACTGGATCGTGAAAGGGCTGCTGCTTTCGGAGATGTACACCACCGTCAAAGGAATGTTAACCAATTTCGTCTCTCTGGTGGACAAGATCGGTTTCATCCCGAACGGAGGCAGAATCTACTACGCTAGGAGATCTCAGCCTCCCATGTTGATTCCTATGGTCGAAGAGTATCTAAAAGTGACCAACGACTACACATGGCTGGAGGATAACCTTCACCTTCTAGAGAAGGAGTTTGAATTTTGGATGACCAATAGGACGGTGGACGTTGAAGTGGATGGAGTGAAGTACACTTTAGCCAGATTCTTCGAGGAGTCTTCGGGACCTCGACCAGAATCCTACAA AGAGGATTACCTGACCAGCCAAAGTTTTCGCACGAACGAAGAGAAGGACAACTATTACGCGGAATTGAAGACCGCGGCCGAGTCCGGCTGGGACTTTTCTAGTCGATGGTTCATACTAGACGGCACGAACAAAG GTAACCTGACGAACTTGAAAACGAGATACATTGTCCCCGTGGACTTGAATTCGATAATATATCGAAACGCGCAGCTGCTAGAACAGTACAATCAAAGGATGGGCAACGAGACCAAGGCCGCGTATTACCGGAAAAGAGCGGAGGACTGGAAAAGAGCGGTCACGGCCGTACTGTGGCACGATGAAGTCGGTGCTTGGCTCGACTACGACTTACTGAACGACATCAAAAGAGATTATTTTTATCCGACGAACGTTCTGCCGCTTTGGACCGATTGTTACGACATCGCAAAGAGAGAGGAATACATAGCGAAGGTGCTCAAGTATCTAGAGAAAAATCAAATAATGTTAAATTTGGGCGGTATACCGACTACCCTCGAACACTCTGGTGAACAATGGGATTACCCGAATGCCTGGCCGCCCTTGCAATACTTTGTCATCATGTCGTTGAATAACACCGGAGACCCGTGGGCGCAGAGGCTCGCCTACGAGATCAGCCAACGATGGGTTCGCAGCAACTGGAAGGCGTTCAACGAGACGCACAGCATGTTCGAGAAG TATGACGCCACGGTATCAGGCGGTCACGGAGGTGGCGGTGAGTACGAGGTGCAACTAGGTTTCGGTTGGAGCAACGGGATCATCATGGACTTGCTGAACAAGTACGGAGATAGACTGACAGCAGAAGATCGTTTCGTAATAGTGCAGAGCTTGGCCCCTCCAGCGGTCGTCGTTTCGACCGCCGGTCAAGTGATGACCGGTATTCTCGCCCTCGTAATATCGTTGGCCGCGGGATTCATCGG AATGGTGGTTTACAAAAGGCGACACTACTATGTTCCTGGACCATCGACGATGCCAAACAAGAGAAAAGTGATCTCACCGACCGGAAACGTTTATCGAAAGAGGATCGCCTACACTGAATTGAAGGACATGAACAATGATTGA
- the LOC100648008 gene encoding trehalase isoform X6, producing the protein MLVWQGARRCLSCSGQRTHQGYQLRRHRGSIGDKLDRYQLGTREDDEALELRPPRRLRQTEGPVPQPISKNDIYCHGELLHTIQMASIYKDSKTFVDMKMKFSPNETLLLFREFMESVNQTPTRNQIEQFINNTFDQEGSEFEEWNPVDWTSQPKFLNKIHDHDLRKFASDLNQIWKMLGRKMKDDVRVNEDRYSIIYVPNPVIVPGGRFREFYYWDSYWIVKGLLLSEMYTTVKGMLTNFVSLVDKIGFIPNGGRIYYARRSQPPMLIPMVEEYLKVTNDYTWLEDNLHLLEKEFEFWMTNRTVDVEVDGVKYTLARFFEESSGPRPESYKEDYLTSQSFRTNEEKDNYYAELKTAAESGWDFSSRWFILDGTNKGNLTNLKTRYIVPVDLNSIIYRNAQLLEQYNQRMGNETKAAYYRKRAEDWKRAVTAVLWHDEVGAWLDYDLLNDIKRDYFYPTNVLPLWTDCYDIAKREEYIAKVLKYLEKNQIMLNLGGIPTTLEHSGEQWDYPNAWPPLQYFVIMSLNNTGDPWAQRLAYEISQRWVRSNWKAFNETHSMFEKYDATVSGGHGGGGEYEVQLGFGWSNGIIMDLLNKYGDRLTAEDRFVIVQSLAPPAVVVSTAGQVMTGILALVISLAAGFIGMVVYKRRHYYVPGPSTMPNKRKVISPTGNVYRKRIAYTELKDMNND; encoded by the exons GGAGGATGATGAGGCCCTGGAGCTGAGACCGCCCCGCAGACTGCGTCAGACGGAAGGTCCGGTACCACAACCGATCTCCAAAAA CGATATTTACTGCCATGGCGAGCTGCTGCATACGATACAGATGGCCTCGATCTACAAGGACTCGAAGACGTTCGTCGACATGAAGATGAAATTCTCGCCGAACGAGACGCTGCTCCTATTTCGCGAATTCATGGAAAGCGTGAATCAAACACCGACCAGGAACCAGATCGAACAATTCATCAACAACACGTTCGACCAAGAAGGATCCGAGTTCGAGGAATGGAACCCAGTGGACTGGACCAGCCAACCGAAGTTTCTTAACAAAATCCACGATCACGATCTTCGCAAATTTGCCTCTGATTTGAACCAAATTTGGAAAATGTTGGGACGAAAGATGAAAGACGACGTGCGGGTCAACGAGGATCGATATTCCATCATCTACGTGCCGAATCCGGTGATCGTGCCCGGCGGCCGATTCCGCGAGTTCTACTACTGGGACTCGTACTGGATCGTGAAAGGGCTGCTGCTTTCGGAGATGTACACCACCGTCAAAGGAATGTTAACCAATTTCGTCTCTCTGGTGGACAAGATCGGTTTCATCCCGAACGGAGGCAGAATCTACTACGCTAGGAGATCTCAGCCTCCCATGTTGATTCCTATGGTCGAAGAGTATCTAAAAGTGACCAACGACTACACATGGCTGGAGGATAACCTTCACCTTCTAGAGAAGGAGTTTGAATTTTGGATGACCAATAGGACGGTGGACGTTGAAGTGGATGGAGTGAAGTACACTTTAGCCAGATTCTTCGAGGAGTCTTCGGGACCTCGACCAGAATCCTACAA AGAGGATTACCTGACCAGCCAAAGTTTTCGCACGAACGAAGAGAAGGACAACTATTACGCGGAATTGAAGACCGCGGCCGAGTCCGGCTGGGACTTTTCTAGTCGATGGTTCATACTAGACGGCACGAACAAAG GTAACCTGACGAACTTGAAAACGAGATACATTGTCCCCGTGGACTTGAATTCGATAATATATCGAAACGCGCAGCTGCTAGAACAGTACAATCAAAGGATGGGCAACGAGACCAAGGCCGCGTATTACCGGAAAAGAGCGGAGGACTGGAAAAGAGCGGTCACGGCCGTACTGTGGCACGATGAAGTCGGTGCTTGGCTCGACTACGACTTACTGAACGACATCAAAAGAGATTATTTTTATCCGACGAACGTTCTGCCGCTTTGGACCGATTGTTACGACATCGCAAAGAGAGAGGAATACATAGCGAAGGTGCTCAAGTATCTAGAGAAAAATCAAATAATGTTAAATTTGGGCGGTATACCGACTACCCTCGAACACTCTGGTGAACAATGGGATTACCCGAATGCCTGGCCGCCCTTGCAATACTTTGTCATCATGTCGTTGAATAACACCGGAGACCCGTGGGCGCAGAGGCTCGCCTACGAGATCAGCCAACGATGGGTTCGCAGCAACTGGAAGGCGTTCAACGAGACGCACAGCATGTTCGAGAAG TATGACGCCACGGTATCAGGCGGTCACGGAGGTGGCGGTGAGTACGAGGTGCAACTAGGTTTCGGTTGGAGCAACGGGATCATCATGGACTTGCTGAACAAGTACGGAGATAGACTGACAGCAGAAGATCGTTTCGTAATAGTGCAGAGCTTGGCCCCTCCAGCGGTCGTCGTTTCGACCGCCGGTCAAGTGATGACCGGTATTCTCGCCCTCGTAATATCGTTGGCCGCGGGATTCATCGG AATGGTGGTTTACAAAAGGCGACACTACTATGTTCCTGGACCATCGACGATGCCAAACAAGAGAAAAGTGATCTCACCGACCGGAAACGTTTATCGAAAGAGGATCGCCTACACTGAATTGAAGGACATGAACAATGATTGA
- the LOC100648008 gene encoding trehalase isoform X9 produces MASIYKDSKTFVDMKMKFSPNETLLLFREFMESVNQTPTRNQIEQFINNTFDQEGSEFEEWNPVDWTSQPKFLNKIHDHDLRKFASDLNQIWKMLGRKMKDDVRVNEDRYSIIYVPNPVIVPGGRFREFYYWDSYWIVKGLLLSEMYTTVKGMLTNFVSLVDKIGFIPNGGRIYYARRSQPPMLIPMVEEYLKVTNDYTWLEDNLHLLEKEFEFWMTNRTVDVEVDGVKYTLARFFEESSGPRPESYKEDYLTSQSFRTNEEKDNYYAELKTAAESGWDFSSRWFILDGTNKGNLTNLKTRYIVPVDLNSIIYRNAQLLEQYNQRMGNETKAAYYRKRAEDWKRAVTAVLWHDEVGAWLDYDLLNDIKRDYFYPTNVLPLWTDCYDIAKREEYIAKVLKYLEKNQIMLNLGGIPTTLEHSGEQWDYPNAWPPLQYFVIMSLNNTGDPWAQRLAYEISQRWVRSNWKAFNETHSMFEKYDATVSGGHGGGGEYEVQLGFGWSNGIIMDLLNKYGDRLTAEDRFVIVQSLAPPAVVVSTAGQVMTGILALVISLAAGFIGMVVYKRRHYYVPGPSTMPNKRKVISPTGNVYRKRIAYTELKDMNND; encoded by the exons ATGGCCTCGATCTACAAGGACTCGAAGACGTTCGTCGACATGAAGATGAAATTCTCGCCGAACGAGACGCTGCTCCTATTTCGCGAATTCATGGAAAGCGTGAATCAAACACCGACCAGGAACCAGATCGAACAATTCATCAACAACACGTTCGACCAAGAAGGATCCGAGTTCGAGGAATGGAACCCAGTGGACTGGACCAGCCAACCGAAGTTTCTTAACAAAATCCACGATCACGATCTTCGCAAATTTGCCTCTGATTTGAACCAAATTTGGAAAATGTTGGGACGAAAGATGAAAGACGACGTGCGGGTCAACGAGGATCGATATTCCATCATCTACGTGCCGAATCCGGTGATCGTGCCCGGCGGCCGATTCCGCGAGTTCTACTACTGGGACTCGTACTGGATCGTGAAAGGGCTGCTGCTTTCGGAGATGTACACCACCGTCAAAGGAATGTTAACCAATTTCGTCTCTCTGGTGGACAAGATCGGTTTCATCCCGAACGGAGGCAGAATCTACTACGCTAGGAGATCTCAGCCTCCCATGTTGATTCCTATGGTCGAAGAGTATCTAAAAGTGACCAACGACTACACATGGCTGGAGGATAACCTTCACCTTCTAGAGAAGGAGTTTGAATTTTGGATGACCAATAGGACGGTGGACGTTGAAGTGGATGGAGTGAAGTACACTTTAGCCAGATTCTTCGAGGAGTCTTCGGGACCTCGACCAGAATCCTACAA AGAGGATTACCTGACCAGCCAAAGTTTTCGCACGAACGAAGAGAAGGACAACTATTACGCGGAATTGAAGACCGCGGCCGAGTCCGGCTGGGACTTTTCTAGTCGATGGTTCATACTAGACGGCACGAACAAAG GTAACCTGACGAACTTGAAAACGAGATACATTGTCCCCGTGGACTTGAATTCGATAATATATCGAAACGCGCAGCTGCTAGAACAGTACAATCAAAGGATGGGCAACGAGACCAAGGCCGCGTATTACCGGAAAAGAGCGGAGGACTGGAAAAGAGCGGTCACGGCCGTACTGTGGCACGATGAAGTCGGTGCTTGGCTCGACTACGACTTACTGAACGACATCAAAAGAGATTATTTTTATCCGACGAACGTTCTGCCGCTTTGGACCGATTGTTACGACATCGCAAAGAGAGAGGAATACATAGCGAAGGTGCTCAAGTATCTAGAGAAAAATCAAATAATGTTAAATTTGGGCGGTATACCGACTACCCTCGAACACTCTGGTGAACAATGGGATTACCCGAATGCCTGGCCGCCCTTGCAATACTTTGTCATCATGTCGTTGAATAACACCGGAGACCCGTGGGCGCAGAGGCTCGCCTACGAGATCAGCCAACGATGGGTTCGCAGCAACTGGAAGGCGTTCAACGAGACGCACAGCATGTTCGAGAAG TATGACGCCACGGTATCAGGCGGTCACGGAGGTGGCGGTGAGTACGAGGTGCAACTAGGTTTCGGTTGGAGCAACGGGATCATCATGGACTTGCTGAACAAGTACGGAGATAGACTGACAGCAGAAGATCGTTTCGTAATAGTGCAGAGCTTGGCCCCTCCAGCGGTCGTCGTTTCGACCGCCGGTCAAGTGATGACCGGTATTCTCGCCCTCGTAATATCGTTGGCCGCGGGATTCATCGG AATGGTGGTTTACAAAAGGCGACACTACTATGTTCCTGGACCATCGACGATGCCAAACAAGAGAAAAGTGATCTCACCGACCGGAAACGTTTATCGAAAGAGGATCGCCTACACTGAATTGAAGGACATGAACAATGATTGA
- the LOC100648008 gene encoding trehalase isoform X8, with translation MMLVWQGARRCLSCSGQRTHQGYQLRRHRGSIGDKLDRYQLGTREDDEALELRPPRRLRQTEGPVPQPISKNDIYCHGELLHTIQMASIYKDSKTFVDMKMKFSPNETLLLFREFMESVNQTPTRNQIEQFINNTFDQEGSEFEEWNPVDWTSQPKFLNKIHDHDLRKFASDLNQIWKMLGRKMKDDVRVNEDRYSIIYVPNPVIVPGGRFREFYYWDSYWIVKGLLLSEMYTTVKGMLTNFVSLVDKIGFIPNGGRIYYARRSQPPMLIPMVEEYLKVTNDYTWLEDNLHLLEKEFEFWMTNRTVDVEVDGVKYTLARFFEESSGPRPESYKEDYLTSQSFRTNEEKDNYYAELKTAAESGWDFSSRWFILDGTNKGNLTNLKTRYIVPVDLNSIIYRNAQLLEQYNQRMGNETKAAYYRKRAEDWKRAVTAVLWHDEVGAWLDYDLLNDIKRDYFYPTNVLPLWTDCYDIAKREEYIAKVLKYLEKNQIMLNLGGIPTTLEHSGEQWDYPNAWPPLQYFVIMSLNNTGDPWAQRLAYEISQRWVRSNWKAFNETHSMFEKYDATVSGGHGGGGEYEVQLGFGWSNGIIMDLLNKYGDRLTAEDRFVIVQSLAPPAVVVSTAGQVMTGILALVISLAAGFIG, from the exons GGAGGATGATGAGGCCCTGGAGCTGAGACCGCCCCGCAGACTGCGTCAGACGGAAGGTCCGGTACCACAACCGATCTCCAAAAA CGATATTTACTGCCATGGCGAGCTGCTGCATACGATACAGATGGCCTCGATCTACAAGGACTCGAAGACGTTCGTCGACATGAAGATGAAATTCTCGCCGAACGAGACGCTGCTCCTATTTCGCGAATTCATGGAAAGCGTGAATCAAACACCGACCAGGAACCAGATCGAACAATTCATCAACAACACGTTCGACCAAGAAGGATCCGAGTTCGAGGAATGGAACCCAGTGGACTGGACCAGCCAACCGAAGTTTCTTAACAAAATCCACGATCACGATCTTCGCAAATTTGCCTCTGATTTGAACCAAATTTGGAAAATGTTGGGACGAAAGATGAAAGACGACGTGCGGGTCAACGAGGATCGATATTCCATCATCTACGTGCCGAATCCGGTGATCGTGCCCGGCGGCCGATTCCGCGAGTTCTACTACTGGGACTCGTACTGGATCGTGAAAGGGCTGCTGCTTTCGGAGATGTACACCACCGTCAAAGGAATGTTAACCAATTTCGTCTCTCTGGTGGACAAGATCGGTTTCATCCCGAACGGAGGCAGAATCTACTACGCTAGGAGATCTCAGCCTCCCATGTTGATTCCTATGGTCGAAGAGTATCTAAAAGTGACCAACGACTACACATGGCTGGAGGATAACCTTCACCTTCTAGAGAAGGAGTTTGAATTTTGGATGACCAATAGGACGGTGGACGTTGAAGTGGATGGAGTGAAGTACACTTTAGCCAGATTCTTCGAGGAGTCTTCGGGACCTCGACCAGAATCCTACAA AGAGGATTACCTGACCAGCCAAAGTTTTCGCACGAACGAAGAGAAGGACAACTATTACGCGGAATTGAAGACCGCGGCCGAGTCCGGCTGGGACTTTTCTAGTCGATGGTTCATACTAGACGGCACGAACAAAG GTAACCTGACGAACTTGAAAACGAGATACATTGTCCCCGTGGACTTGAATTCGATAATATATCGAAACGCGCAGCTGCTAGAACAGTACAATCAAAGGATGGGCAACGAGACCAAGGCCGCGTATTACCGGAAAAGAGCGGAGGACTGGAAAAGAGCGGTCACGGCCGTACTGTGGCACGATGAAGTCGGTGCTTGGCTCGACTACGACTTACTGAACGACATCAAAAGAGATTATTTTTATCCGACGAACGTTCTGCCGCTTTGGACCGATTGTTACGACATCGCAAAGAGAGAGGAATACATAGCGAAGGTGCTCAAGTATCTAGAGAAAAATCAAATAATGTTAAATTTGGGCGGTATACCGACTACCCTCGAACACTCTGGTGAACAATGGGATTACCCGAATGCCTGGCCGCCCTTGCAATACTTTGTCATCATGTCGTTGAATAACACCGGAGACCCGTGGGCGCAGAGGCTCGCCTACGAGATCAGCCAACGATGGGTTCGCAGCAACTGGAAGGCGTTCAACGAGACGCACAGCATGTTCGAGAAG TATGACGCCACGGTATCAGGCGGTCACGGAGGTGGCGGTGAGTACGAGGTGCAACTAGGTTTCGGTTGGAGCAACGGGATCATCATGGACTTGCTGAACAAGTACGGAGATAGACTGACAGCAGAAGATCGTTTCGTAATAGTGCAGAGCTTGGCCCCTCCAGCGGTCGTCGTTTCGACCGCCGGTCAAGTGATGACCGGTATTCTCGCCCTCGTAATATCGTTGGCCGCGGGATTCATCGGGTGA